A region from the Salvia splendens isolate huo1 chromosome 15, SspV2, whole genome shotgun sequence genome encodes:
- the LOC121767912 gene encoding LOB domain-containing protein 41-like, which produces MGLSCNGCRVLRKGCSEYCTLRPCLHWLNSPQSQSNATLFLAKFYGRAGLLNLLAAAPPLSRPEIFKSLLYEACGRIINPIHGSVGLMSSGEWPRCHAAVEAVLGGAQLISPLHGCDIRHVSKGSAPRAGSRCHRRRSASLADSATAAQCVSEAEAKFTITGWDDSKELVIGEKFRRGPSHDSFSVETVDPSLLLFNKGTIPETGLSEVGLELSLGMNPLLQTYFTTVIDISDSE; this is translated from the exons atggGATTAAGCTGCAATGGGTGCCGAGTCCTCCGCAAAGGCTGCAGCGAATACTGCACCCTCAGACCTTGCCTCCACTGGCTCAACTCACCCCAATCCCAATCCAACGCCACCTTGTTCCTCGCCAAATTCTACGGCCGTGCCGGCCTCCTCAACCTCCTCGCCGCCGCCCCACCCCTTAGCCGCCCCG AAATTTTCAAGTCGCTCCTCTACGAAGCCTGCGGACGGATCATCAACCCAATCCACGGCTCCGTCGGCCTGATGAGCTCCGGCGAGTGGCCGCGCTGCCACGCCGCCGTCGAGGCTGTCCTAGGCGGCGCCCAGCTCATCTCGCCCCTTCATGGCTGCGACATCCGCCACGTCTCTAAAGGCTCAGCCCCCCGAGCCGGGAGCCGATGCCACCGCCGACGATCCGCCTCGCTGGCTGACTCAGCCACGGCGGCGCAGTGTGTTAGCGAGGCGGAGGCCAAGTTCACCATCACAGGGTGGGACGATAGCAAAGAATTGGTGATTGGTGAGAAATTTAGAAGGGGTCCGAGCCATGACTCGTTCTCGGTTGAAACGGTCGACCCGAGTTTACTGCTGTTTAATAAAGGAACGATTCCGGAAACTGGACTCAGTGAGGTGGGGCTCGAGTTGAGTTTGGGGATGAATCCACTGCTGCAGACCTACTTCACTACAGTCATTGACATTTCTGATAGCGAATGA